The sequence ACCACGATCTCCGTTTGGGCCAAAGCCTCCAGATAGTTGCTTCCCTTCACCAGAATGCCCCGTTTGGACGCTCCGCCTATGCCTCCGAAAAAGCTGAGGGGAATCGAGATGACCAGGGCGCAGGGGCAGCTGATGACCAGAAAAACCAGAGCCCGATAAACCCAGTCGCTGAAAGCCGCTCCCTGGATGAACAGAGGAGGGAAGAGGGCCAGAAGTACGGCCACCACGACGACGCCGGGGGTGTAATATCGCGCGAATTTGGTGACGAAGTTCTCGGAGTTCGATTTTTTGCTGCTGGCGTTTTCCACCAGGTCCAGAATTTTGCTGACCGTCGATTCGCTGAATTCCCGAATCACTTCCGCCGTCAGCAGCCCGTTGACGTTGATGCACCCGCTGAGGAGAACGTCTCCCGCCGCCACGTCTCTGGGGATGGATTCTCCGGTCAGGGCGGCGGTGTCGAGGGTAGAAGTCCCTTCAATGACTTTCGCGTCCAGAGGAATTTTTTCTCCCGCCCGGATCACGAGAATATCGCCGATCCTTGCCTCGTCCGGAGAAATTTTGACGATCTCGCCGCCGCGTTTCACGTTTGCGCAGTCCGGTCGAATATCCATCAGGTCGGCAATGGATTTGCGGGATTTATTTACGGCGGAGCTCTGAAAAAGTTCTCCTGTCTGATAAAAGAGCATGACGGCTGCGCCTTCAGGATACTCGCCGATGATGAAAGCGCCAAGGGACGCCGCCGCCATGAGGAAATTTTCGTCGAAAACCTGGCCCTGGAGAATGTTGCGAACCGCCCTGAGGACGATGTCGCCCCCCAGAATGACGTAAGCGGTCAGGTACAGGGCGAGAGAGGCGAAACCGCGCTCCGGCAGGGCAATCAGCGTTACCGCGAAAATCGCCGCTCCCGCCAGAATTTGCGCCAGCCATTTTTTGTCGATGTTCAAGATGTTATCCTCACGCCACCCGAATTTCCACCTGGGGCTCCAGTCTGTGGATAATTTCCCTCGCCGACGTGAGAATGGCCTCCATTTTTTCATCATCGGCTTCGATCGCCATTTTTGTGGTCATAAAATTGATGTTCACGCTGTGCACGCCCTCCAGTTTTCCGATGGCCCGCTCCATTTTCGCCGCGCAGTTCGCGCAGCCCAGCCCCGTGAGGCGAAATGTCTTTTTCATGGTCGATTCCCCCGTCATTCTGTATT is a genomic window of Synergistaceae bacterium containing:
- a CDS encoding heavy-metal-associated domain-containing protein, whose protein sequence is MKKTFRLTGLGCANCAAKMERAIGKLEGVHSVNINFMTTKMAIEADDEKMEAILTSAREIIHRLEPQVEIRVA
- the cadA gene encoding cadmium-translocating P-type ATPase, with product MNIDKKWLAQILAGAAIFAVTLIALPERGFASLALYLTAYVILGGDIVLRAVRNILQGQVFDENFLMAAASLGAFIIGEYPEGAAVMLFYQTGELFQSSAVNKSRKSIADLMDIRPDCANVKRGGEIVKISPDEARIGDILVIRAGEKIPLDAKVIEGTSTLDTAALTGESIPRDVAAGDVLLSGCINVNGLLTAEVIREFSESTVSKILDLVENASSKKSNSENFVTKFARYYTPGVVVVAVLLALFPPLFIQGAAFSDWVYRALVFLVISCPCALVISIPLSFFGGIGGASKRGILVKGSNYLEALAQTEIVVFDKTGTLTKGVFKVREIHPENMTEQELLKMAACAEIFSGHPISVSLRQAYGKEIDASKVCDVEELSGLGVRASVLGKKVCAGNSKFMKKINIPCHEGETIGTAVHVAIDDRYAGYLVIADEIKEDSARAIHELRKSGVRRTVMLTGDARGVGERVARELGIDDVYSELLPADKVNRVEELLTQKSAKGKLVFVGDGINDAPVLSRADIGIAMGGLGADAAIEAADVVIMTDEPSKISTAVKLSRRTLRIVKQNIFFALGVKLIVLVLGAGGISGMWEAVFADVGVAVLAILNATRVLNVKKIT